In one window of Zhihengliuella sp. ISTPL4 DNA:
- the glyA gene encoding serine hydroxymethyltransferase, producing the protein MTDRYFNAPLVEVDPEIAEVLDRELKRQQTFLEMIASENFVPVSVLQSQGSVLTNKYAEGYPGRRYYGGCEEVDVAEELAISRAKSLFGAEFANVQPHSGASANAAVLHAIARPGDTLLGLSLDQGGHLTHGMKINFSGRLYDIVAYGVDAETSTIDMDEVRRLAIEHKPKVIIAGWSAYPRTMDFAAFRAIADEVGALLWVDMAHFAGLVAAGLHPNPVPHAHVVSSTVHKTIGGPRSGFILTNDADLAKKINTAVFPGQQGGPLMHVIAAKATAFKLAGTPEFKERQERVLRGAKLIAERLSQQDVKDAGIAVRSGGTDVHLVLVDLRDAEIDGKQAEDLLHDIHITVNRNAVPNDPRPPMVTSGLRIGTPALATRGFGDAEFAEVADIIALALLPGADVEALRARVDALAAAFPLYPDLQQ; encoded by the coding sequence ATGACCGACCGTTACTTCAACGCCCCGCTGGTCGAGGTCGACCCGGAGATCGCCGAGGTCCTGGATCGCGAGCTGAAGCGTCAGCAGACCTTCCTCGAGATGATCGCCTCGGAGAACTTCGTCCCCGTCTCGGTCCTGCAGTCGCAGGGCTCGGTGCTCACCAACAAGTACGCCGAGGGCTACCCCGGCCGCCGCTACTACGGCGGCTGCGAGGAGGTCGACGTTGCGGAGGAGCTCGCGATCTCCCGCGCCAAGAGCCTGTTCGGCGCCGAGTTCGCGAACGTCCAGCCGCACTCCGGTGCGTCGGCGAACGCCGCGGTCCTGCACGCGATCGCCCGCCCCGGCGACACGCTCCTCGGTCTCTCGCTCGACCAGGGCGGTCACCTCACGCACGGCATGAAGATCAACTTCTCCGGGCGCCTGTACGACATCGTCGCCTACGGGGTCGACGCCGAGACCTCGACGATCGACATGGACGAGGTCCGCCGCCTCGCCATCGAGCACAAGCCCAAGGTCATCATCGCCGGGTGGTCGGCGTACCCGCGGACGATGGACTTCGCCGCGTTCCGTGCCATCGCCGACGAGGTGGGCGCCCTCCTCTGGGTCGACATGGCGCACTTCGCCGGCCTCGTCGCCGCCGGTCTGCACCCCAACCCGGTGCCGCACGCGCACGTCGTTTCCTCCACCGTGCACAAGACCATCGGCGGCCCGCGCTCGGGCTTCATCCTCACCAACGACGCCGACCTCGCCAAGAAGATCAACACCGCGGTGTTCCCCGGGCAGCAGGGCGGTCCGCTCATGCACGTGATCGCGGCGAAGGCGACCGCCTTCAAGCTCGCCGGCACGCCGGAGTTCAAGGAGCGCCAGGAGCGCGTGCTGCGCGGTGCGAAGCTCATCGCCGAGCGCCTGTCGCAGCAGGACGTGAAGGACGCCGGCATCGCGGTGCGCTCCGGCGGCACGGACGTGCACCTCGTGCTCGTCGACCTCCGCGACGCCGAGATCGACGGCAAGCAGGCGGAGGACCTCCTGCACGACATCCACATCACCGTGAACCGTAACGCCGTGCCCAACGACCCCCGTCCGCCGATGGTGACCTCAGGCCTGCGCATCGGCACGCCTGCGCTCGCGACCCGTGGCTTCGGCGACGCCGAGTTCGCGGAGGTGGCCGACATCATCGCCCTCGCGCTGCTCCCGGGCGCCGACGTCGAGGCTCTCCGCGCCCGCGTGGACGCGCTCGCCGCGGCCTTCCCGCTCTACCCGGACCTGCAGCAGTGA
- a CDS encoding family 20 glycosylhydrolase yields MVLPLDVPLVPAPVSAKARGGRLPLTATTRVLGSSPAAGQLIDAVERRTGLRLAAVESGPAEIELFADPASSAPEGYTLEIGDRAVLIGADEAGLFYGVQTLLQLLREDDAGWGLLRADIADAPRFPRRGVMLDVARHFFGVDDVKRFIDSTSALKFNHLHLHLTDDQGWRVHIDSWPLLTERAAATAANGAPGGYYTKDDYREIVAYAAARHMIVIPEVDLPGHTHAIGVAYPELVEAPVLNDALVAQSEQLGQPLPVAGEPYLGWGVGHSSVRIHEEETYRFVRDVVRELAEMTPGPYIHIGGDESLGTPQADFDLFAERATAIVVEEGKTPVAWHEMGSAADIARGTVGQYWGMTTPTGTHAEEATHFVERGGALLMSAADATYLDMKYTADFPLGLTWAAIIDVRRAYEWEPTAVLDVPDGAILGIEAPLWSETTRTFDEVEQLVFPRAAAQAEIAWSPREGAGRTWESFRDRLGALAPLWKAEGVDFHPAPEIPWSAR; encoded by the coding sequence ATGGTCCTACCTCTTGATGTGCCCCTCGTCCCCGCTCCGGTGTCCGCGAAGGCGCGGGGCGGACGCCTGCCGCTCACCGCGACGACGCGAGTGCTCGGCTCCTCCCCCGCCGCCGGACAGCTGATCGACGCCGTCGAGCGTCGCACCGGCCTCCGCCTCGCCGCGGTGGAGTCCGGCCCTGCCGAGATCGAGCTGTTCGCCGACCCGGCTTCCTCTGCCCCGGAGGGCTACACGCTGGAGATCGGCGACCGCGCCGTCCTCATCGGCGCCGACGAGGCGGGGCTCTTCTACGGCGTCCAGACACTGCTGCAGCTGCTGCGGGAGGACGACGCCGGCTGGGGACTGCTCCGCGCCGACATCGCCGACGCACCGCGCTTCCCCCGCCGCGGCGTGATGCTCGATGTGGCCAGGCACTTCTTCGGCGTCGACGACGTGAAGCGGTTCATCGACAGCACCAGCGCCCTGAAGTTCAACCACCTGCACCTGCACCTCACCGATGATCAGGGCTGGCGCGTGCACATCGACTCCTGGCCGCTGCTCACTGAGCGGGCCGCCGCCACCGCGGCGAACGGCGCCCCTGGCGGCTACTACACCAAGGACGACTACCGCGAGATCGTGGCGTACGCGGCCGCGCGTCACATGATCGTGATCCCCGAGGTCGACCTCCCCGGTCACACCCACGCGATCGGCGTGGCCTACCCCGAGCTGGTCGAGGCCCCGGTCCTGAACGACGCGCTGGTCGCCCAGTCCGAGCAGCTCGGCCAGCCGCTCCCCGTGGCGGGAGAGCCCTACCTGGGCTGGGGCGTCGGGCACTCCAGCGTCCGCATCCACGAGGAGGAGACGTACCGGTTCGTCCGCGACGTCGTCCGCGAGCTCGCCGAGATGACGCCCGGGCCCTACATCCACATCGGGGGCGACGAGTCCCTCGGCACACCCCAGGCCGACTTCGACCTCTTCGCGGAGCGCGCGACGGCGATCGTCGTCGAGGAGGGCAAGACCCCGGTCGCGTGGCACGAGATGGGATCCGCAGCCGACATCGCCCGCGGGACGGTCGGCCAGTACTGGGGCATGACGACGCCGACGGGTACGCACGCCGAGGAGGCCACCCACTTCGTCGAGCGCGGCGGCGCCCTCCTCATGTCGGCGGCGGATGCGACCTATCTCGACATGAAGTACACGGCCGACTTCCCGCTGGGTCTCACGTGGGCGGCGATCATCGACGTCCGCCGCGCGTACGAGTGGGAGCCGACTGCCGTGCTCGACGTGCCGGACGGGGCGATCCTGGGCATCGAGGCCCCGCTGTGGTCGGAGACCACCCGCACGTTCGATGAGGTGGAGCAGCTCGTGTTCCCGCGCGCCGCCGCACAGGCCGAGATCGCCTGGTCTCCGCGCGAGGGTGCGGGACGCACGTGGGAGTCCTTCCGCGACCGGCTCGGTGCGCTGGCACCGCTGTGGAAGGCTGAGGGGGTCGATTTCCACCCCGCCCCCGAGATCCCCTGGAGCGCCCGTTGA
- a CDS encoding N-acetylglucosamine-6-phosphate deacetylase gives MTGSLVIHSVRLVDRGEIVEDAWVRIEEGVVVARGTGTDWEPATDVVDGAEVGGTGALLTPGFVDIHGHGGAGAAYDDGVDAIRTGRRLHREHGTTRAVISLVTGTIDDLARSVATIAALTRTDGDVLGSHLEGPFLDPGHHGAHEPSLLRHPVAADVARLLEAGEGTVRQVTIAPELPGGIDAVRQIVAAGAAAAVGHTDADAAMAVAAFEAGASLLTHAFNAMPGIHHRAPGPVLAAAADHRVILEAIADDVHLDPHVVKLVFDAAPHRVALITDAMAAAGSADGHYDLGAVKVTVENGVARADDTGSIAGSTLTQDVALQRAVAAGVALPEVVRALTETPARAIGRDAHLGALRPGLLGDAVLLDAELRVARVWTGPALPA, from the coding sequence GTGACCGGTTCCCTCGTCATCCACTCCGTCCGCCTGGTAGACCGCGGGGAGATCGTCGAGGACGCGTGGGTGCGCATCGAGGAGGGCGTCGTCGTCGCGCGCGGCACGGGCACGGACTGGGAGCCCGCGACCGACGTCGTGGACGGGGCGGAGGTGGGAGGCACCGGCGCGCTGCTCACGCCGGGCTTCGTGGACATCCACGGACACGGCGGAGCGGGTGCCGCCTACGACGACGGCGTGGACGCCATCCGGACGGGGCGGCGTCTGCACCGGGAGCATGGCACGACCAGGGCCGTCATCTCCCTCGTCACCGGGACGATCGACGACCTCGCTCGCAGCGTCGCCACGATCGCGGCGTTGACCAGGACGGACGGGGACGTCCTCGGGTCGCACTTGGAGGGCCCGTTCCTCGACCCCGGTCACCACGGCGCCCATGAGCCTTCGCTGCTCCGCCACCCCGTCGCGGCCGACGTCGCCCGGCTGCTGGAGGCCGGAGAGGGCACCGTGCGACAGGTCACCATCGCGCCGGAGCTCCCTGGCGGAATCGACGCCGTCCGCCAGATCGTCGCGGCCGGCGCCGCCGCCGCCGTGGGACACACCGATGCCGACGCCGCGATGGCCGTCGCGGCCTTCGAGGCCGGCGCCTCGCTGCTGACCCACGCGTTCAACGCCATGCCCGGCATCCACCACCGCGCTCCCGGTCCGGTGCTGGCCGCGGCCGCCGACCACCGGGTGATCCTGGAGGCCATCGCCGACGATGTCCATCTCGACCCGCATGTCGTCAAGCTCGTGTTCGATGCGGCGCCGCACCGCGTCGCGCTCATCACCGACGCCATGGCAGCCGCAGGAAGCGCCGACGGACACTACGACCTCGGTGCGGTGAAGGTCACCGTCGAGAACGGCGTGGCCCGCGCCGACGACACGGGCTCGATCGCCGGCTCCACGCTCACCCAGGACGTCGCCCTGCAGCGGGCCGTCGCGGCGGGCGTCGCCCTGCCGGAGGTCGTGCGCGCGCTCACCGAGACGCCCGCGCGGGCGATCGGACGCGATGCGCACCTCGGTGCGCTGCGTCCTGGGCTGCTCGGCGATGCCGTGCTGCTGGACGCGGAGCTGCGCGTCGCGCGGGTCTGGACAGGACCGGCGCTGCCCGCCTAG
- a CDS encoding sigma-70 family RNA polymerase sigma factor gives MTVHRENTTPDETIGDADLILRVRSGDRGAFGELWRRHYPSGMAVARSVTSSIDPDDLVQESYTRIYQAILKGGGPNGSFRAYLFTSIRNTAAAWGRARRETAIDELDTVADPDSTEHATNEALDRSLTAQAFRSLPSRWQEVLWYTEIEQMKPQEVAPLLGMKAGAVSQLAFRAREGLREAWIQAHLRSASPGSECQWTIEHLGAYSRGNLATRDHRRLELHLNECARCMIVAAEAKDVSKRLALVLLPLVLGATGASGYLAALQGGAPVVAVAAMSSTVPGAVFLGDGGVGQASAGAAGGSAAGSAGGAGTGASSGGVFTGMGAVVGAGSAALVVAGVVAAAAIVPGLAGANPATSLPSASDTDPSSITTDIAPDSSLDLDEPLVIETPPDDETPAPPVEEEAAPPPSTETGPDAAPATPEIPAALPEATQPPVAPVDPVDPADPVDPADPVDPVDPVDPVDPVDPVDPVDPVDPVDPVDPVDPVDPVDPVDPVDPVDPAIPTDPPTWSTADVWLDVDLHWYYVVPIAGAPGTIVQALLGGEDAGRVVLGEDGTGTLELRASWEQFWLARRVPVTFRYLLPSGEAGPSADTTLYALEPEGAGADERTAASAPVEQPAVVIDEAEPVAAPVEAPAPDAASEENAAPAVEVADPVLPGPAATAPTDAAPAAEAAPAAPAPADDAAAVQTEAPAEAATVAE, from the coding sequence ATGACCGTGCACCGAGAGAACACCACACCAGACGAGACCATCGGCGATGCCGACCTGATCCTTCGCGTCCGCTCCGGCGACAGGGGGGCGTTCGGGGAACTCTGGAGGCGGCACTATCCCTCAGGAATGGCCGTCGCGCGTTCGGTGACGTCGTCGATCGATCCCGATGATCTGGTGCAGGAGTCCTACACCCGCATCTATCAGGCGATCCTCAAGGGCGGCGGCCCCAATGGGTCGTTCCGCGCCTACCTCTTCACCAGCATCCGCAACACCGCGGCCGCGTGGGGACGCGCGCGCCGCGAGACGGCGATCGACGAACTCGACACGGTCGCCGACCCGGACAGCACCGAGCACGCCACGAACGAGGCGCTCGACCGCAGCCTCACGGCCCAAGCCTTCCGCAGCCTCCCCTCCCGGTGGCAGGAAGTCCTCTGGTACACCGAGATCGAGCAGATGAAACCGCAGGAGGTCGCTCCCCTCCTCGGGATGAAGGCGGGTGCGGTGTCACAGCTCGCCTTCCGCGCTCGTGAGGGACTGCGCGAGGCCTGGATCCAAGCGCACCTCCGCAGCGCCAGCCCGGGCTCCGAATGCCAGTGGACGATCGAGCACCTCGGCGCCTACTCGCGCGGCAACCTCGCCACCCGCGACCACCGTCGCCTGGAGCTGCATCTGAACGAGTGCGCCCGCTGCATGATCGTCGCCGCCGAGGCGAAAGACGTGTCCAAGCGCCTCGCGCTGGTGCTGCTTCCCCTGGTTCTCGGCGCGACCGGCGCCTCCGGCTACCTCGCCGCCCTACAGGGCGGTGCACCTGTCGTCGCGGTGGCGGCGATGTCCTCCACCGTCCCCGGGGCCGTTTTCCTCGGCGACGGCGGCGTCGGCCAGGCGTCTGCCGGCGCGGCGGGCGGCAGCGCGGCCGGCTCTGCCGGCGGTGCGGGCACGGGAGCGAGCTCAGGCGGCGTCTTCACGGGCATGGGCGCCGTCGTCGGCGCCGGTTCCGCTGCCCTCGTGGTCGCCGGCGTCGTCGCAGCGGCCGCCATCGTCCCCGGGCTCGCAGGGGCGAATCCCGCCACCTCGCTGCCCAGCGCCTCCGACACCGATCCGTCGTCGATCACGACCGACATCGCCCCGGATTCCTCGCTCGACCTCGATGAGCCCCTGGTGATCGAGACGCCGCCCGACGATGAGACACCTGCCCCTCCGGTCGAGGAGGAAGCGGCTCCACCGCCCTCCACCGAGACCGGGCCCGACGCTGCTCCCGCCACCCCGGAGATCCCCGCGGCGCTTCCCGAGGCGACGCAGCCGCCGGTCGCCCCCGTGGACCCGGTCGACCCGGCGGACCCGGTCGACCCGGCGGACCCGGTCGACCCCGTGGACCCGGTCGACCCCGTGGACCCGGTCGACCCCGTGGACCCGGTCGACCCCGTAGACCCCGTAGACCCCGTAGACCCGGTCGACCCCGTAGACCCCGTAGACCCCGTAGACCCGGTCGACCCCGTGGACCCCGCGATCCCCACGGACCCGCCCACCTGGAGCACCGCCGACGTCTGGCTCGACGTGGATCTGCACTGGTACTACGTCGTGCCGATCGCCGGCGCCCCGGGTACGATCGTGCAGGCCCTCCTCGGCGGCGAAGACGCCGGTCGCGTCGTCCTCGGCGAGGACGGCACCGGCACCCTCGAGCTCCGCGCTTCGTGGGAACAGTTCTGGCTCGCCCGGCGCGTACCGGTGACGTTCCGATACCTCCTCCCGTCCGGAGAGGCGGGCCCCTCGGCCGACACCACGCTCTACGCGTTGGAGCCCGAGGGCGCGGGCGCGGATGAGCGCACGGCGGCTTCTGCGCCCGTCGAGCAGCCGGCGGTCGTCATCGACGAGGCCGAACCGGTGGCGGCTCCGGTCGAGGCACCGGCGCCCGACGCGGCCTCCGAGGAGAACGCGGCACCCGCCGTCGAGGTCGCGGACCCCGTCCTGCCGGGGCCCGCCGCAACGGCGCCGACAGACGCCGCCCCGGCCGCCGAGGCGGCACCGGCCGCGCCCGCACCCGCCGATGACGCCGCCGCCGTGCAGACGGAGGCCCCGGCCGAGGCGGCCACCGTCGCCGAATAG
- a CDS encoding YrdB family protein, whose protein sequence is MTPDSAPVAGVDRPAITALDIVRVVVLIVAIASLALWGFASWDLPWNIVIGVGAPVVTLLLWALFLSPRPVLRVHPFLRAVVELFIYVGVTIAWWSMGQALIGTAFALVAVVAGVLSGRRALA, encoded by the coding sequence ATGACCCCGGATTCCGCTCCCGTCGCCGGCGTCGACCGTCCGGCCATCACGGCCCTCGACATCGTGCGCGTCGTCGTCCTCATCGTGGCGATCGCCTCGCTGGCCCTCTGGGGCTTCGCCAGCTGGGATCTGCCGTGGAACATCGTGATCGGCGTGGGGGCCCCCGTGGTCACCCTCCTGCTGTGGGCACTCTTCCTCTCCCCGCGCCCGGTGCTCCGGGTGCATCCCTTCCTCCGCGCCGTCGTGGAGCTCTTCATCTACGTGGGCGTGACCATCGCCTGGTGGTCGATGGGTCAGGCGCTCATCGGCACCGCGTTCGCGCTCGTCGCCGTCGTCGCGGGCGTCCTCAGCGGGCGCCGCGCCCTGGCGTGA
- a CDS encoding FAD-binding oxidoreductase, whose amino-acid sequence MSVVSLLIDALGARVDVSEQARHAARADRSGHAAAGLPLAVVHAETVDDVQQTMRIATATRTSVVVRGAGTGLAGAANAGDGEIVLSLRRMDAILEVRPDDLLAVVEPGILNADLNAHLATHGLWWAPDPASRDISTVGGNIATGAGGLLCAKYGVVRDAVLGVDLVLADGRLLHLGHRSVKGVTGLDLTALVVGSEGTLGVVVGATLKLRRLVPGETCTVTATFPGVRAAAAGSAAVTAAGIQPAIMELMDAASLAAVHTLLALPAPTPGAAQLTIQTDGPAARAEAQAIAAILSAHEGVPVVSHDPVEGDRLLAVRRSMHAAMASLGTTLIEDVSVPRSAMPAMFDEIARIEREFDMVIPTVAHAGDGNLHPNFIFEGAETPPEVWAAADELFRAAIRLGGTLTGEHGIGVLKRRWLADELGDDQWRLQRDIAAVFDPLGLLNPGKVFAPDA is encoded by the coding sequence GTGAGCGTCGTCTCGCTGCTCATCGACGCCCTCGGCGCGCGCGTCGACGTCAGCGAGCAGGCCAGGCACGCTGCGCGGGCCGATCGCTCCGGCCATGCCGCCGCGGGGCTCCCGCTGGCGGTCGTGCACGCCGAGACCGTGGACGATGTCCAGCAGACCATGCGGATCGCGACCGCCACGCGCACGTCGGTCGTGGTGCGCGGTGCCGGAACCGGACTCGCGGGAGCCGCCAACGCCGGCGACGGCGAGATCGTCCTCTCGCTCCGCCGGATGGATGCGATCCTCGAAGTGCGACCAGACGACCTCCTCGCCGTCGTCGAGCCGGGCATCCTCAACGCCGACCTCAACGCGCACCTGGCGACGCACGGCCTGTGGTGGGCTCCCGACCCCGCCAGCCGCGACATCTCGACCGTGGGCGGCAACATCGCGACCGGCGCCGGCGGGCTGCTCTGCGCGAAGTACGGCGTCGTGCGGGATGCGGTGCTCGGCGTCGATCTCGTCCTCGCCGACGGCCGCCTGTTGCATCTGGGACACCGCAGCGTGAAGGGCGTGACCGGACTCGACCTCACCGCTCTCGTCGTGGGCTCCGAGGGGACGCTCGGCGTCGTCGTCGGCGCGACCCTCAAACTGCGTCGGCTGGTGCCGGGCGAGACTTGCACGGTGACGGCGACCTTCCCCGGAGTGCGGGCGGCCGCCGCAGGCTCCGCCGCTGTGACCGCCGCGGGGATCCAGCCCGCGATCATGGAGCTCATGGACGCCGCGAGCCTCGCCGCCGTTCACACCCTGCTCGCGCTTCCCGCACCGACGCCCGGTGCCGCGCAGCTGACGATCCAGACCGACGGCCCGGCCGCGCGCGCGGAGGCGCAGGCGATCGCCGCGATCCTGAGCGCTCACGAAGGCGTCCCCGTGGTCTCGCACGACCCCGTCGAAGGAGACCGTCTCCTCGCGGTCCGGCGGTCCATGCACGCCGCGATGGCGTCGTTGGGGACCACCCTCATCGAAGACGTCTCGGTGCCGCGGAGCGCCATGCCGGCGATGTTCGACGAGATCGCCCGCATCGAGCGCGAGTTCGACATGGTGATCCCGACCGTCGCGCATGCGGGCGACGGCAACCTGCATCCCAACTTCATCTTCGAGGGGGCGGAAACGCCCCCTGAGGTGTGGGCGGCGGCCGACGAGCTGTTCCGGGCCGCGATCCGGCTGGGCGGGACACTCACCGGCGAGCACGGCATCGGCGTCCTGAAACGGCGCTGGCTGGCCGACGAACTCGGCGACGACCAGTGGCGCCTCCAGCGCGACATCGCCGCCGTGTTCGATCCCCTCGGTCTCCTCAATCCCGGAAAGGTCTTCGCCCCCGATGCCTGA
- a CDS encoding NUDIX hydrolase — protein sequence MPDIHVSAAVIVDDENRVLVVRKHGTTRFMQPGGKPEPGESAAETLIRELHEELGLVLAESDLRPLGRFVSAAANEPGHRVVADAFSASIDPDGVRVQAELAELRWITPEDALALPLAPLSVEHLLPLAWPAGAR from the coding sequence ATGCCTGACATCCATGTGAGCGCCGCCGTGATCGTCGATGACGAGAACCGCGTCCTCGTCGTCCGCAAGCACGGCACGACCCGCTTCATGCAGCCGGGCGGCAAACCGGAGCCCGGCGAGTCCGCGGCCGAGACGCTCATCCGCGAGCTGCACGAGGAGCTCGGTCTTGTCCTGGCCGAGTCGGACCTCCGGCCGCTGGGGCGGTTCGTGTCGGCCGCGGCGAATGAGCCGGGGCACCGCGTCGTGGCCGACGCCTTCTCGGCCTCGATCGATCCCGACGGGGTCCGGGTGCAGGCCGAGCTCGCCGAACTGCGGTGGATCACTCCGGAGGACGCCCTGGCGCTCCCGCTGGCCCCGCTGAGCGTCGAGC